Proteins found in one Lepeophtheirus salmonis chromosome 9, UVic_Lsal_1.4, whole genome shotgun sequence genomic segment:
- the LOC121124326 gene encoding outer dynein arm-docking complex subunit 3: MEDKGELRDRGSIFKLMAEMKKKIQLVEGERKAIFEDSETEKTLNKEKIRRLKDEIKDLQVEMGNINTTNESILLPLQDKNPIEFNLLKRKSGEEVVEALDYKVADLRKKENALKYESQKRTMRIEQLMKEYEKVTNLNFEKEKMEEIMEESSEGQRLRFLENEIHKTNLKLMEGETIKKKYVTILDMLKKERLTFGNHLEALEGTLKKQEEEISKLKKTHHAAIITRDLARQNQHKIEISLIQEGKEREKRIIEYRKTTEERKNYFESMERHMFGSKASVKDTGRESISTSDHMTNKEDIRSSEGGSEYTGIQDAHFEESFNRMKKAAGVSDIDEVVHRFETQEETANHLQELQSRAEKEIRDLGNIKDKLESEWEQVKFMGQEDNHALREKMELLEENILDEQTRQEEADDKFQQRNKLLAGIREGLDALLHKLYFNELNQLPSTRNSIEILTVADKKLRFLMEKLETVDIFEKKLAMEDEEFVPIGLLSDPDEILEDEKDKKEDVDSGPEEDEVPTRNYLKRQANLIVEAKSRSKRGNRRR, encoded by the exons ATGGAGGACAAAGGGGAACTCCGGGATCGGGgctctatttttaaattaatggctgaaatgaaaaaaaagattcaattgGTGGAAGGGGAACGGAAGGCCATTTTTGAAGACTCCGAAACAGAGAAGAccttaaacaaagaaaaaatcagaCGACTCAAAGATGAAATAAAGGATCTACAA GTGGAGATGGGAAATATTAACACGACCAATGAGAGCATTCTACTACCCCTACAAGATAAAAATCCAATAGAGTTCAATTTATTAAAGAGGAAATCTGGAGAGGAAGTTGTGGAA GCTCTGGACTATAAGGTAGCGGATCTACGAAAGAAAGAGAATGCACTTAAATATGAGTCACAAAAGCGGACTATGCGGATTGAGCAGCTTATGAAGGAGTATGAAAAAGTTACGAATTTAAACTTTGAAAAG gaaaaaatggaagaaattatGGAGGAATCTTCAGAGGGTCAGAGACTTCGGTTCCTTGAGAATGAAATCCATAAAACAAACCTAAAATTAATGGAAG GAGAAACTATTAAGAAAAAGTATGTTACTATCCTGGATATGCTCAAAAAAGAAAGACTGACTTTTGGAAATCACTTGGAGGCTCTAGAAGGAACCCTTAAAAAACAAGAGGAGGAAATATCtaagttaaaa AAAACACATCATGCAGCTATAATAACCCGGGATTTAGCTCGACAAAATCAGCACAAGATCGAAATAAGCCTTATACAAGAGG gaaaagagAGGGAGAAACGGATTATCGAATACCGAAAAACAACTGAGGAGAGAAAAAACTACTTTGAGAGCATGGAAAGACATATGTTTGGGAGTAAGGCATCTGTCAAAGACACGGGAAGGGAGTCCATTAGCACATCGGATCATATGACTAACAAGGAAGACATTCGATCCAGTGAGGGCGGAAGCGAATATACGGGAATTCAAGATGCTCATTTTGAGGAATCTTTTAACCGAATGAAAAAGGCTGCAGGGGTGTCTGACATTGATGAGGTCGTTCATCGTTTTGAAACCCAAGAGGAAACGGCCAATCACTTGCAGGAACTTCAA tcaagAGCCGAAAAAGAAATACGGGATCTCGGAAATATAAAAGACAAGCTTGAATCCGAATGGGAACAAGTCAAGTTCATGGGTCAA GAGGACAATCACGCACTTCGTGAAAAAATGGAGTtattggaagaaaatattttggacgAGCAAACACGTCAAGAGGAAGCGGATGATAAATTTCAACAACGCAATAAACTTTTGGCAGGAATTCGTGAAGGATTAGATGCACTTCTTCATAAactt tacttcAATGAGCTAAATCAACTTCCCTCAACTCGAAACTCCATTGAAATTCTTACAGTTGCTGACAAGAAGCTCAGATTTCTCATGGAAAAATTGGAGACTGTTgatatttttgagaagaaattgGCAATGGAGGATGAAGAATTTGTTCCCATTGGTCTTTTAAGTGACCCGGATGAAATACTCGAGGATGAGA aagataagAAGGAGGATGTGGACAGTGGTCCAGAGGAGGATGAAGTCCCAACTCGGAATTATCTTAAGAGGCAAGCCAATCTAATCGTTGAAGCAAAGAGTCGAAGCAAACGCGGGAACCGTCGCcgataa
- the LOC121124478 gene encoding uncharacterized protein, with the protein MICFKASIILTILTLSSILGDNVPSYETPSYVVKAPVYNYNYGVNDPSYGSIFSHNENRDNLNTAGEYRVNLPDGRVQIVSYTVDGNGYLADVRYEGKAVYPEAPNYKPASAPYKSPPTAAVYKPSPTPAPYKPPLTLAPYEPPPTPAPYEPPPTHTPNKTAPKKPASYKATPSPYNPTPYKQAQAPYKPTPYKPAPYKTVPYKPASGLYKTSPYKPSSNKPTSSPSLEKPAPYKPLPAPYQAIQAAYGPQPSPNLYKHVPSQYKSALASHKPAPQSYKLAPEPYKPEPAPYKSSTELYKLAPAVYKPAPSPYNPEIVPYKPAPYKQTPTPFSPPSYRDGIAPYQPNPAPEHSPKTPSTPSPSTTTNASSSQTTSYTQVYRPSYNPAGPYRPASYSPSKKTYGYKPVTESNTPSHEVSEEESKAPSESEE; encoded by the exons ATGATTTGTTTCAAG gcTTCAATTATATTGACTATATTGACTTTAAGCTCAATCCTTGGAGATAACGTGCCATCCTATGAAACCCCTTCGTATGTAGTAAAGGCTCCAGTCTATAACTATAATTATGGCGTCAATGATCCCTCATATGGATCCATCTTTAGTCACAATGAGAACAGAGATAACCTCAACACAGCTGGAGAATATCGTGTTAATCTCCCGGATGGTCGTGTACAAATTGTTTCTTATACTGTTGATGGTAATGGATATTTAGCAGATGTCAGGTATGAAGGTAAAGCGGTATATCCTGAAGCACCCAATTATAAGCCAGCTTCTGCTCCCTACAAATCCCCACCAACTGCAGCTGTTTATAAACCATCACCAACTCCAGCTCCTTACAAGCCTCCACTAACTCTAGCTCCTTATGAACCTCCACCAACTCCAGCACCTTATGAGCCCCCTCCCACTCATACCCCTAATAAGACAGCACCAAAAAAACCTGCCTCTTATAAGGCAACTCCATCACCATACAATCCTACACCTTATAAGCAAGCTCAAGCACCTTACAAACCTACCCCTTATAAGCCAGCACCATACAAGACTGTCCCTTATAAACCAGCCTCTGGACTTTATAAAACTTCCCCATATAAACCATCTTCCAACAAGCCCACATCATCCCCATCACTAGAAAAACCTGCTCCATACAAGCCTTTGCCAGCACCTTATCAAGCAATACAAGCTGCATACGGTCCTCAGCCATCTCCCAACTTATACAAACATGTTCCATCTCAATATAAGTCAGCCCTAGCTTCACATAAGCCAGCTCCTCAATCGTACAAACTTGCTCCAGAACCATATAAACCAGAACCAGCTCCATATAAGTCAAGTACTGAATTATATAAACTTGCTCCAGCAGTATATAAACCAGCTCCTTCACCTTATAATCCAGAAATAGTCCCCTATAAGCCTGCACCTTACAAGCAAACCCCTACACCATTCAGCCCTCCTTCTTATAGAGATGGTATAGCTCCTTATCAGCCTAATCCAGCCCCTGAGCATTCTCCCAAAACTCCATCAACACCCTCTCCTTCCACTACAACAAATGCTTCCTCTTCTCAAACAACATCATATACTCAAGTTTATAGACCTTCCTATAACCCAGCAGGACCATATCGTCCAGCTTCATATTCACCCTCTAAGAAAACCTATGGATATAAACCTGTGACTGAGTCTAATACCCCATCTCATGAAGTGTCTGAAGAAGAGTCAAAAGCTCCCTCAGAATCTGAGGAATaa